TCGAAGATACTCGCGTCTAACTGGTGGTAGTCGACAAGGCAACCGAAGCCCTCTCCCTCTGGGTCGGAGACGAGTCGTTCGGTCGAGAAGCGCCAGAGGATCGGCGTCCGATCGAACTTCGAGACGTGGTACTCGAACAGGTCATCTTCGAGCCACGCGCGGAGGTTCGGATATGCCTCATCGCTCGCACTCCGGTTTCCAAGCACCTCGTCGACCTCTGCGAGGCGGTCAGTTGCGTGTTCGCCCCAGACGCGTTCGAACTCGGCCTCGATGTTGGTTAGGAGATCGTCCTTACCATCGATTTTAGAGAGGGGAATGATGCCGTCATCGGTGCCGTCGATGGCTTGAAGCGTGAAGTGTAGAAGGAGGTCTTTGACCTGCTCGGGGAAGTCTTCTGAAGGCTCCGTAACGGTATCAGGATCATAGTCCTCCTGTTCGCGAGGATCCTCGATCGTTCTAAGAGCGATCTCTTGAAGTATTGTTTCGCGCTGTTCATCAGTAATACCGAAGCACTCGAACACAGCATCGTCGATGTCGTCGGCGCAGGATTGGAGGTCTTGTTCGACCTGCTCCAAGTGTTTAGCGGCGGCAATGCCGACCTCCCTGAGGGAGGCTGTCGTGGACACCGTTTGTGAAGGGTTATCGACCGAAAGCTCACTCCGAAGTTCACGGTGAGGGTGATCGTACTGAGATAGTGGATCATTCACACCGAGTACGTCAAGCAAGACAGGCCCATCGTAGTAGGGGGAAACGAAGTCGTACTGACGTTTCGAGATGAGCTGACCAACAGCTTCCCGTGAGAGTTTCTCTAGTTCGTCAATATCCTCAAGCTCATTACGCCACGGTACTTTCGAAACGAATCCGACCTCCCACATCCGCTCAGAGGTTTGTGTAAGCATTAGATAGGTGAAGAGGTGACTGTTGGTGTAGGAGAGAGCGTTCCAAGTAGCCCTCTTCGGAATCAGGACTGAGCCCTTGTGACCGAAGATTGATTCTTCGTGGAGGTATCCGAATCTGCGGCCACTTCTCTTCGCGACCGTGTAGGTCAGAGATTCTGTAAAGTAGCTATCCTCGTTACGTGGGTATGATCCCCCGTATCTTTTCACCTCTTGTCCTGCTGCGCCCCAAAGTAGAGTTCGTTTAGTCCTTGGCAGTAGCCAAGAATCAGCACCTCCCTTAGCAAAGGGTACCCAGTCGGAAGAATGGAAGTCCTCCCAGAAACGGTGCGTAAACCTGCCATCGTTGCCTGTCTGAAGGCCTACCTTAGCTGAACCAAGACTTTCCGCATCTACGTCTCCATTTTCTGCATCGAGGACAACCGCTGAATCGTAGAGGGAGCGTAGCTCCTTCGGAACCCAGTATGATAGTGGTGTGCCCGGGACAGTATCGAATTCGCGCAGGTCGCGGTAGTAAAAACGCTGAATTCCACTGTATTCGCTATCGAAAGATGCCTGAATAAATGTCGATTCCTTTTCGCCCTTCTCTACATCCGGCAATCGAATGAAAGTCCCTGATTGGCCGCTTTTGGTCTCGGATCTAACAACAGTTCCTACTGTCCCAACGGTTGCATTGTCAAGAATGTCGTAACCAAACTCAGAGAAGAAGTCGAAGGCTCCACGTCCCCCGATGAAGTCTTCTCGGAAGTCTTGGAAGGACTTGTTGAACATGAACGACCACGGAACGAGCATACCTGTCCGCCCATCGGTCTTCGCCAGCCTATCACAAGCTTCGAAGAAGTTGATGTAATATTCAGTAGTGTATTTGTAGCTCTCGCTTTCCCGGATATATTCCTGAACGTTATCCGGCATCCGTCCTCCCGAGCCATACGGAGGATTCATCAGCGCCACATCGTACTCTTGGCTCAGCACTACCAATAGATTCAGGAAGCTTCTGAGGTTCTGTTCGCCAAACGAATCAGACGAACGTTCGTCAACTGCCTGTCGTAGTGCTTTCAGGAATGAGTTCAGAGACTGGTGTGTTCCATCACCCCAATCCGAGAGGCCCGTCTGCCCACTCTCGAACACCTCCTCGAGCGTCCCACTTACGTCGAGCAGGCTCCCGAGGGCTTCTGTGTGCTGGAACGTATCGATGATCTCGCTCAGCGCCTCGCGCAGATCAGTCCCCTCTCCAGTGATCTCGTCCAGCACTTCTGCGCCTTCCTCGACCTCTGCCACGCGAGCGTCCGCACAGACGATGTCGACGTTGGGCATCTCGAACTGGCCGTCTTCCTCCTCGGCACGCGTCCGGGCCTTCAGATACAGATTGAACGCCGAGAGCTGACACGAGCGCAGGTCGATGTCGACGCCGTAGAGGTTGTGTTTGAGGATTTTCGCGGGGATCTCCGCTCGGTCGAGCCCGTCTTCTTCTTCCCACCAAATTCGCTCCAGCACGTCGAACGCATAGAGGAGGAAGTGCCCGCTTCCACAGGCTGGATCGATGACTCGCAGTTCTGAAGGATGGTCGAACTCAGGTGCGTCGCCAGCCTCTTCGTCTGGGATAAGGTACGTACAGAGTTCGGGAACGGTCGGGCTGTCCTCCGGCGTGACTAAGCGTTCCTTGCGCTCCTCGGGGCTGAGCGCTTCCGGCTCCGGTACTGCCGACTCCTGTCCTTTGGCTTCGAGATAGAGCTTCCCGAGAGAGTTGTCGGTGAGCATCCGGACGACCCAGTGGGGCGTGTAGAACTGGTTCGCCGGCCCCACGTCTTCCGGTTCGAGCGTGTTCTTCGCGTCGAGCGCTTCGACGACAGGACGGTTGTAGTACTCGTACACCCAGCCCAGTACGTCGTCCCCTCGCCAGACCTCGTCGGAGACCTTGTCGAGCATTCCGCAAAGATCTTCGAACGTGTCGTCGTCGGGGTCGATCAGGCTGTAGACGGTCGAGCGGTCGAAGAGAATCTCGATTTCCTCAGCGAGGTCGTCACATGCGTTCCGATAGGCTTCGAGGACGGCCTCCTCCTCGAGCATGAACTCCTCCGTAACCAGCCGGTCGGCAGCCGGCGTGAGGCCGTCGTCGCGAAAAGCCGTGACCTCGTCGTCGATGAAGTCCCGAACCTCCATACAGCGGAGCGCTGCCAGCCGATTGACGATCGTGTAGCCGACACCCGTGATGTACTGCTCGTGGGCTTCGTCCCAACTGTGACCATCGGCGGCTTCGAGTTCGATAGCCTCGACGAGGTCTTCCTGCTCTTCGCTCAGGGACGCGTCGTCGTCCGGCCTCTCGTCAAGGTCGTACTCGTCCTCAAGCTGGTAGCGAACGTTCGCCTCGACGCGGTCGCGCATCTCGGTGACGACGTCCTCAAGATGCTCGCGCTCTTCCTTGTCGAGCTGGGCCTTGCGGGGCTGGGTAGATTGTTCGTCCATGCGAGAGTCAGTGATGTTACAAGCAGAGCCATTGAGGTGTCTTGAAGATTGTCCATATACTCTGGGACGGCGGTAGGGTCAGAACTCGAAAATGAGCCGACAGGGGTATCCCTCCACGGAGCATTTATACCCAAATGTCAAATCTGGTGTATGGTTGGTGAGTTTGCCGGCCCTCGGAAGATTCGATACTTCCTGTATCTGCTGTTGATAGCTGTCTTCGGAGCCGTGATCTCGAAGATACTCGCGGACTTCTACGGGATCGAGTTTCTCGAACCAATCTTCTGGTGGTTCGTAGAGAACCCGATGGCGCTTTTTGAGCTTGCAGGGTTCTTCTCGATTATCGCGCTGATGCTTATTATGGGGATTAAAGCTCTGGAACTGGCCGATAATCGCGGATTCTAACTGCCACAGTACTGCATTCTAAGCATGTTCCGTGAACAGAAGGCCGACACAGCGAAAGCCGACCCAGTGCTGGGTCAAGATTCGAAAAGAGTGGAGCTGCGCCGTCTGCTGCCCTCTCTCACTCAGTAGTCTTGTCGAGTATCTCCCGAGCCTGTGATTCAAGCGCGTCGAAATCGATCTCCTGATCCGGCTTACAGGTGATTCTCACTCCGCTTCGACCACTTCCTCGCATATCCTGCTTAACCGCAACCGATTCAGCATCGATTCCGAGTACGTCCGCAATCTCCGCAGCGTCCAGCGAAGCCGTATTGACGTCGTACAGGTCGATGTGGAACAGCGTCCGCTTCGTCCGGATCGCGATACGACGTTTTCGTCCCTTGTTGAACGCGACGTAGTGCTTCTGCCCCCACTCCGGCCCATTGAGGAACTCCAGTTCCTGCAGTGCGGCTGTAACGTCTTCCAGCAGATCGGCTGTTTCCTCGTTTGAACGCTCGTTGAGGTGCCAACTCTGTCCGTCTTCCTTCCACGGTTCGTCAGAGGTGTCCGGACTCACGTCCGTCACGGTGTGCTCCGGCGTCGGGATCGTCTGCTCTGCATCGAGATACAGCCGGTCGCCATCCTTCAGGAGCTGGAACTCGATGACGGAGATGTCGATCGATCTGTCGCTGAGCCACCGGAGTACGATGTCCAGCCGCTCGCGGACGGATTCTCCGACGAAGACGATTCGCTGATCCTGATTGAGCGTGTAGTCCTCGTTGCAGAACTCGTCGAGTACCTCGGTAAACGTGGTTTCCTCCTCGTAGAGCGTCCGACCCCATGACGTCGACTTGAACTTCTCGAACTGGTCGCGGAGCTTGGAGTAATCCCAGTGCGAGGTGTAGGCGGCGTACTTTAGTCCCTGAAAATCGACCTTCGGCTTCAATGCGCCTCGTTTGAGTTCGATGGCGACAACGTTGGCGTCTCGGTCAATGGCGAGAAGATCGATGCCATCCCCAATTTGCTTCACAGAAACTTCCCGTCCAACAAGTCGAAAGTCCTCTCCGAGGATGCTCTCGGGACTATTGATAATCCACTCGCGGAGGTCATCCTCACGAAACCCCTCTTCCTTCAGGGAGACCGTTTCTAACGTGGAAACATCTTCCTTGTCCCCGACTCTAAGCATGTTGTCGAGATAGAGTCACAGACGCATGATAATTCTTTGGAGCCGCCAATAGACGATGGGAGAGAATTTAGACGGGCACGTCGGTTCGACGGTGGTTACGGCCCAGTGTTGCGTAATTGCGAATTGGATATAAATTAATTCGGTGTTTTGCAACACCAGATCGTCAGTCAAGCGACTCGATCACCATCACAGAGCCATCCGGTAGTTCATCCATAGTCTCCCGAATCCGCCGCAACTGCCCGTTGAGTAACTGTTCGGCATCCTCGATCAGTTCATTCATGCGTTCCTCACTCGGCGTGCTCGATCCCTCTACTGCACCGATGACCTCTTGAGTGAGATCGTGGTCGGGATACTCGGACTGAAGTTTGCTAGCGAGTTCTTCAAGTCGTTCGTAGAGTTCGAAGGGGTTCTCCGCCTCGTCAAGAAGTTGCTCTACGTCGTCAACGCTCGGCGGCTGAGATCGACTGAGCATCTCGCTCACGTCGGTTGTGACCGGATGATTCGGACTCTCTTCCTCGAGTCGGCTTGACGCATCACGAAGTTGAGACCAGAGCGATGCCTCGCCGTCAGATGCTTCGAGGAGTCGCCGTGCCCGTTCGTATCGCTTCGCTTGCTGAACGACCGTCGAGTCGACGAGGTCTTCCTCTGAGAACGAGTCACCGTTCCACGCCGTCTCGAAGAGATCATAGAGATCGTCGATGGTTACACCGCCGAATTCGACGGCGACGCGGTCAGCAGTTTCCTTGCTGCTCCCATCGTGAGCGTAGAGCCACGTCGCGAGACTGGAGACTACGCTCTCGGGTTCCTCGTCCGATGGCGACTCTCCCGTGATGCGTTCGTACTGCTCGCGGACGACGGTTCGTCTGTGAGCGTCGGCTTCGTCAATCGTTGCTCGGAGCCGATCGGCATCAGGCACTTTATCCCCACCGACGATCGCTTGCATCTCCCCCGTGATTTCCGCACCGGGGTAGAGCCGCTGCATCTCCGTCGTTCGCTGGCTGAACTGCTCCCAGAGAGAGTCGCCATCCTCAACCGACCGGAAGAGTCCTCTTGCCCGAGCGAAGCGCTCGGACTGCTGTGCGATCTCGTCGGACGCAAAGTCGTCTGTTTCGAGAGATTCGCCTCCGAGTGCGGGCTGGAGAGCCGTTTCGAGTTCGTCCAGCGAAGCGCCTTCACCGAACTCTCTGCTGACGCCTCGCAAGATGCGTTTCACCAGCACGCTGTTCTCGTCCACCCAGTTAGCCAACTCCGAGAGCCACGCGTCGGGATCGGTTCCGTCCGGCTCCTCACCGATCAGCGTCTCGACGGTTTCCCGAATCTGGTCGGGATTGATTCCATCCAGTGACTCGAAGCGAACCTGTACGTCGGTCAGATTCGTCTTGTTTCTGACTGCTCGGCCGATCTCGTTCGGCTCGGTAATGTACTCGTCGTCTCTACGTAGCGCAATTTCGTTTGCTGTTGCAAGTGTGATCAGCAGGGCCGAAATCGATTCTTGCGGAGTCCCGCAATACGTGCCTCCACGCTGGACAGTTTGGGCAAGCAAGTCCTCAGCACGAAGCGATTGGGTGTCCTCGTGCTCGTCGAGGAACTCTTGACACCAGCCGTCGGCGAGTTCGGCGCGGTCGGTATCCACACCGAGCGTGACTGCGTCCTCGCTCGAAAGCGGCCAGTCGTCGACGCCGCGGAAGAACTTCGCCATCTGCTTGGCGTCCTTGACTTCCGTGATTCCGTTGGTTAGGACAAAACGCGTCCCACTGAACACAGACTGGACTTGCGTTTCCACGACCTGCTCGAACACGTCCTCGTATCGTCCTCTCGTCCCACCCGTCCGAACGTAGACGTCCGCTTCCTCGAGTTGCTCGCGAATCGCCGATTCGAGCGCCCGCTGTTCGTCACGGTGGTCGGACTCCAAGTCCGGATACGTTTCCGTTTCCTCTGACAGCACCTCCTGCATGCCCATCACGTCCCGCAGGCGGTTGATCGTCGATCCCTGTAGATCGACGGCGATGAGGACGTGCTCGCCCCCGTCCCGGCCTTCGTTCGTCGACTGCCATGCATCAACCTGATCGCCAACCTCCTCGTCGCGGCCCGCGACCAGCCGCACACGCACGGCGTCAAACTCCGGCGTCGGTGCTTGCTCGATAGGGTCGAGAACAGAGTAGCCGAACCGGAGTGGGACTTTGCGCTCCCCCTCGAGATCCACCTCGTGTCGACTGCCCTCAGAGAGCAGAAGGTTGCTTCCCTCCCGAAGGGAGTTCTCCAACTTGGCCGAAAGCCGATGCGACGGGATCTGTTGTGCACGGGTCTTCGCTCGCGTCAGAATGTCCTCCTGTTCCTCGGAGACCAGCAGGTACTCCTCGTCACCGCGGTCGTTCGTCTCCGTTAGCACCTTCCGATCCTCGAGGAGGTCGGAGAGCGCCGATTCGACATCGCTTCGGACGGAGTCGAACGACTCGTCAGTCGACTTGACCATCAGCCGGGCGAGGTTCGCCGGCGTCGACGGCACTTCGGAACGCACCTGATTCAGCAGGTACAGCGCCTTCGCAACGCGAACCGAGAACGCGTCTTCGTCGCCGCCAGCCGAGGGGACGAGCTTGTTCTCGACCATCTCCTGCACCCAGAGCGGGATGTAGGTTGTCTCTTCGACCAGCAGGTCGTACAGCTCGTCCCACGTGACGAGCGCTCCGACCTGCTTGTCTCCCCACTCGAACCGCGTGAACAGCGAGCGGACGAGGATGAGCAACGCCCGACCCTGCACGTACTCTTCTTCGGTCACGCGTCCACGTGGCATCAGTTGCTGAATCACCGTCCGGAGCAACCCGAGATCGTACTCGCGGAATGGGTATGACTCGACTGCGTCCGGGTCGGCGCCGGCAATATC
The sequence above is drawn from the Halobacterium sp. CBA1132 genome and encodes:
- a CDS encoding endonuclease NucS domain-containing protein; the encoded protein is MLRVGDKEDVSTLETVSLKEEGFREDDLREWIINSPESILGEDFRLVGREVSVKQIGDGIDLLAIDRDANVVAIELKRGALKPKVDFQGLKYAAYTSHWDYSKLRDQFEKFKSTSWGRTLYEEETTFTEVLDEFCNEDYTLNQDQRIVFVGESVRERLDIVLRWLSDRSIDISVIEFQLLKDGDRLYLDAEQTIPTPEHTVTDVSPDTSDEPWKEDGQSWHLNERSNEETADLLEDVTAALQELEFLNGPEWGQKHYVAFNKGRKRRIAIRTKRTLFHIDLYDVNTASLDAAEIADVLGIDAESVAVKQDMRGSGRSGVRITCKPDQEIDFDALESQAREILDKTTE
- the pglX gene encoding BREX-5 system adenine-specific DNA-methyltransferase PglX, which gives rise to MDEQSTQPRKAQLDKEEREHLEDVVTEMRDRVEANVRYQLEDEYDLDERPDDDASLSEEQEDLVEAIELEAADGHSWDEAHEQYITGVGYTIVNRLAALRCMEVRDFIDDEVTAFRDDGLTPAADRLVTEEFMLEEEAVLEAYRNACDDLAEEIEILFDRSTVYSLIDPDDDTFEDLCGMLDKVSDEVWRGDDVLGWVYEYYNRPVVEALDAKNTLEPEDVGPANQFYTPHWVVRMLTDNSLGKLYLEAKGQESAVPEPEALSPEERKERLVTPEDSPTVPELCTYLIPDEEAGDAPEFDHPSELRVIDPACGSGHFLLYAFDVLERIWWEEEDGLDRAEIPAKILKHNLYGVDIDLRSCQLSAFNLYLKARTRAEEEDGQFEMPNVDIVCADARVAEVEEGAEVLDEITGEGTDLREALSEIIDTFQHTEALGSLLDVSGTLEEVFESGQTGLSDWGDGTHQSLNSFLKALRQAVDERSSDSFGEQNLRSFLNLLVVLSQEYDVALMNPPYGSGGRMPDNVQEYIRESESYKYTTEYYINFFEACDRLAKTDGRTGMLVPWSFMFNKSFQDFREDFIGGRGAFDFFSEFGYDILDNATVGTVGTVVRSETKSGQSGTFIRLPDVEKGEKESTFIQASFDSEYSGIQRFYYRDLREFDTVPGTPLSYWVPKELRSLYDSAVVLDAENGDVDAESLGSAKVGLQTGNDGRFTHRFWEDFHSSDWVPFAKGGADSWLLPRTKRTLLWGAAGQEVKRYGGSYPRNEDSYFTESLTYTVAKRSGRRFGYLHEESIFGHKGSVLIPKRATWNALSYTNSHLFTYLMLTQTSERMWEVGFVSKVPWRNELEDIDELEKLSREAVGQLISKRQYDFVSPYYDGPVLLDVLGVNDPLSQYDHPHRELRSELSVDNPSQTVSTTASLREVGIAAAKHLEQVEQDLQSCADDIDDAVFECFGITDEQRETILQEIALRTIEDPREQEDYDPDTVTEPSEDFPEQVKDLLLHFTLQAIDGTDDGIIPLSKIDGKDDLLTNIEAEFERVWGEHATDRLAEVDEVLGNRSASDEAYPNLRAWLEDDLFEYHVSKFDRTPILWRFSTERLVSDPEGEGFGCLVDYHQLDASIFDRLQNQYLEPRRTHLRERRAAANSRRNDESLSASERADAAEEYERCESGLEQLSVFEEQLGELAESNPREWPEENQERAAEAAERVGEFRERTASRLDTLETLADLEDVDMEDLFSPSFYETVQENKDEWIDALDDLQAAFEAYAEDGSEPVEAHLYDLFEYYDDLVGSSHYASNGILFMTYYFDQFEDAGQAQIGDAGVSERQRLLSELAADVDEYTQLAEEISDDCDEVAADIPNDWEDRALSEVTTTGYQPVHKHGVAINIMPLAEKDIVPEVVEDKVL